A genomic window from Planococcus rifietoensis includes:
- the trpB gene encoding tryptophan synthase subunit beta, with protein sequence MTRVKICGLMEEQHVKAASQADAIGFVFAPSKRRVSIERAQELSRLANNDMQRIGVFVNASYEEIENAVKTVPLTMVQLHGDEPDELIQRIEVPVIQAFSIRTPDDVEKLNNSIADYILVDAPGTDYRGGSGQVFDWSLLENANLDHSRLILAGGLNRDNVQAAISQTAPFMVDVSSGVETDGRKDEAKIQQFILQAKGDSMERTKEKTIDPVGFFGRYGGQFVPETLMKAVKELEAAYEDAKNDAEFQKEYHHYLSEYVGREQPLTFAARMTEAWGGPKIYLKREDLNHTGAHKVNNAIGQALLAQRMGKRKIVAETGAGQHGVATATICALFDLDCVVFMGEEDIKRQQLNVFRMKLLGARVESVSKGSGTLKDAVNEALRYWVTNVEDTHYLIGSALGPHPFPTMVRDFQSVIGKETKRQILDKEGRLPDAIVACVGGGSNAIGMFHPFVSDEKVRLIGAEAAGEGVDTERHAATLTKGSEGVLHGAMMKILQDDAGQVQEAHSISAGLDYPGIGPEHAHLADSGRVTYQAITDDEALASVIEMSRLEGIIPALESAHAVAEAKKQAQSMTADELLVICVSGRGDKDMATYAEKMEGLS encoded by the coding sequence ATGACACGTGTTAAAATCTGTGGATTGATGGAAGAGCAACATGTTAAAGCCGCATCACAAGCGGATGCAATCGGATTTGTCTTTGCCCCAAGCAAACGGCGCGTATCGATCGAACGGGCACAAGAGTTATCGCGTCTCGCAAATAATGACATGCAGCGAATCGGCGTATTCGTCAATGCTTCATACGAAGAAATCGAAAATGCCGTTAAGACGGTGCCATTGACGATGGTGCAATTACACGGCGATGAACCGGATGAATTAATACAGCGCATCGAAGTGCCGGTCATTCAGGCCTTCTCGATCCGCACGCCGGACGATGTAGAAAAGCTGAACAACTCGATTGCGGATTATATATTGGTCGATGCACCAGGCACCGACTACCGCGGAGGCAGCGGGCAAGTGTTTGATTGGAGCCTTTTGGAAAACGCGAATTTGGATCATAGCCGCCTCATTTTAGCAGGTGGATTAAATAGAGACAACGTGCAAGCGGCCATCAGCCAAACCGCTCCGTTCATGGTTGATGTATCGAGCGGCGTGGAAACCGATGGCCGAAAAGACGAAGCAAAAATCCAGCAATTCATACTACAGGCAAAGGGTGATTCGATGGAGAGAACAAAAGAAAAGACAATAGATCCAGTAGGATTTTTCGGCCGATACGGCGGACAATTTGTGCCGGAAACTTTGATGAAAGCCGTTAAAGAGTTGGAAGCGGCTTATGAAGATGCGAAGAACGACGCGGAGTTCCAAAAGGAATATCATCATTATTTAAGTGAATACGTTGGCCGTGAGCAGCCGCTGACCTTTGCTGCACGCATGACTGAAGCGTGGGGCGGGCCGAAAATTTATTTGAAGCGTGAAGATTTGAACCATACCGGTGCCCATAAGGTAAACAATGCCATTGGCCAAGCGCTGCTCGCACAGCGCATGGGCAAGCGTAAAATCGTTGCCGAAACCGGAGCCGGCCAGCACGGTGTAGCGACGGCTACCATTTGCGCCTTGTTCGATTTGGACTGTGTCGTGTTCATGGGCGAAGAAGACATCAAACGCCAGCAGCTCAATGTGTTCCGCATGAAATTATTGGGCGCGCGAGTGGAAAGTGTCTCGAAAGGCAGCGGCACATTAAAAGACGCTGTAAATGAAGCGCTGCGCTACTGGGTCACCAATGTCGAAGATACCCATTATTTGATCGGATCGGCACTAGGGCCACATCCGTTCCCAACGATGGTGCGTGATTTCCAAAGCGTCATCGGCAAGGAAACAAAGCGCCAAATCCTTGATAAGGAAGGGCGGCTTCCGGATGCCATCGTGGCATGTGTCGGAGGCGGATCCAACGCTATCGGTATGTTCCACCCGTTCGTAAGTGATGAAAAAGTGCGCTTAATCGGAGCAGAAGCAGCAGGAGAAGGTGTCGATACCGAACGCCATGCTGCGACTTTGACAAAAGGCTCAGAAGGCGTACTCCACGGGGCGATGATGAAAATTTTGCAAGACGATGCCGGGCAAGTGCAGGAAGCACATTCGATTTCCGCTGGACTTGATTACCCAGGCATTGGGCCGGAGCATGCGCATCTGGCAGATAGTGGACGCGTTACTTATCAGGCCATCACGGATGATGAGGCGCTCGCATCAGTCATTGAAATGTCCCGCCTTGAAGGCATCATTCCCGCTTTGGAATCTGCCCACGCGGTAGCAGAAGCGAAAAAACAAGCGCAGTCGATGACAGCGGATGAGTTGCTCGTCATTTGCGTATCGGGCAGAGGCGATAAAGATATGGCGACGTACGCAGAAAAAATGGAGGGGCTGTCATGA